The sequence below is a genomic window from Flavobacterium sediminilitoris.
ACACAAAGGTGATGTAATTATGAATAAAAAATAGAAGGTAAATTATGGTTTTTTGATGGGTATTTTTCCCCAAATTCAATAGTTAGAAACTATTTGTTTTGGATCTTAGAAATTAATTCATTTGCAGTATTTGAGTTCATTCTCTTTAATTCTTCAATAATTAATTCTTTTTCATTATCACTCATTTTCTTCTCAGGTTTTAAAAATTGTTGTTCATTAGCTTCTTTAAAGAATAACTCATCTGTCCATTCATTTCTTATTCCGTCAATTACTAAATGGATTCTGTCTTCTTTTCCATGATTAACAACAGAATGAGTGAAATTGGCATTTATATACCAACATTCTCCTTCGTTCATTATAAGTCTTTGGTTGTCTAAAATAAAAATAACATCTTTATTTGTAATAATTGGAATATGAATTCTAAAGCAGTTGTCTTCATATCCTAAACAATTGTCTACATGTGGTTTTATTTCACCACCAACAGCCAATCTTAATAGCCTAACGGTAGTTTTTTCAAATAAAAATTGATCTATTATTTCTTTAAAGTAATCACAAGATTCAATTATTTCAGTATAAGTTACTTTTTCTGTTCCCTTATTATATGCATTAATATTTTCCGATTTTCCTCCTTCAGAATATAAAGAAATAGAGGACCAATTTCCAGTATAATCATTTGTGTTATAATGATTAATCCATTTTTTACTTAGTATTTTTTGAACATCCTTTTGTAAACGTTCAATATTAAATGTAATGGGGAATTTTATAAATCGAATTAGATTTTCCATATTAATCTCTTAACCATTTTATCATGTGAGGGAAAGGTTTTTCATTTTGTTTTTCTGCCTTTTCTTGGCTTAATGTTAAACCACACCATTCTAAAAAAGGTAAACCAATGTAAATATCACTATTGTATGAATTGATTAACCAATTATAACTTCCTTTATAACCATTTGAATGAAACACAACTTCTAGTGGCATTTTTAAGTATCGTGCTGCTGCAAAAGACCATAACATTGCTCCAATTTCATCACCTTGCGTTGGCCATTCTTTTGGCATTTTTTCAGTGCCAATAAGTTTTCGTTCTTTAGCAGTTGTTACTGCAATGTGTCCTGCTTCATGTAAAATATCTCCGGGATAAAGTAATTTTTTAAAATCGACTAAAATACCTTTATTTGAAAGCGACAATCCTGGTAAAAAAGTATCATTTGGTAATTCTTCTTCAATAATTGAAATTCCAATTTCTTTTAAAAAGGTTGTGATTTTTATAATGATTGCATTTTCTTCCATAAAAAAAATCTAAATTAAATCACAATACCAAAAGCCATAACTAGGTGTTGTATCATCACTATTGCATACTGTATTTGATTCTGTTGTTTTTGGTTTTTCATACTTTCTATAAACAATTTCACCTATCTCAAAAGGAATTGGTTTTGAAAAAATAGGTCCATCAAAAGTAAAAGTATGAAATTCTCCATTTTCTCCACAAACATCTACATTTTCAGGTAAATCCTTAATAAAGTTTTCATCTATAATTCTTCCAACAAAACTTTTATCTAAATATTTTTCATTAACACAAACTACTATTGTTTTGAAACCTAAAGATAAGAATTCTTGCAAAAGAGTTGTTGTATTTTGTTTCCACAATGGAAAAACGCCTTTAAAATTTACAGAAGCAAGTTTATCTTCTCTGTATTTTCGCAAATCTTCAAGAAAAATATCACCAAAAATAGAATGAGTAATTCCTTCTTTTTGAAATTCTGAAAGTGTGTTTTTCATTATTTCATCATAAATTTCCATAGTTGGCATTTCAGGAATTATCATTTTGGTTAATGGTAGTCCAATACTTTCGGCTTGTTTTTCTAAAAGTTCAACACGAATACCATGCATTGAAATACGTTGAAATTGCTTATTTACACTAGTTAATAGTGTTAGAATTTCATATTCATTTTGTTGTAATATTTTATATAAGGCTAAGGCAGAATCTTTTCCGCTACTCCAGTTAAAAAGTGCTTTCTTTTTCAATTTTGATTATAATTTTGAAGTAAACTTACAAAATTTGGCTTATTATTTGACTAAGCTTTGTAAATTTGGAACAATATATTTTTAACATGAAGCACTTTTTAATTTGTACCCTTTTATTCTCATTACATCTTTTTTCTCAACAAACCAAAAAGGTTGATTTTACTACTTGTCATGCTATAATAAAGCCAATTCCTGAAGATAAATCAATTTCAGGAAGAGTTACTTATGAATTTAAGTTGTTAAAAGATAGTGATACTATAAAAATTGATGCTATTAATATGGATTTTAAAGATGTTTATCTAAATGATAAAAAAGTAAATTTTAAAAATTCAGGTAAAGCATTATTGTTGTTTGAAGGATATAAAAAAGGTAAAAACAGTGTTTCGTTTGAGTATTCTGCAAAACCTAAACAAACCTTATACTTTAGTGGAGAAGGAGAAGATTTACAAATTTGGACGCAAGGACAAGGAAAATATACAAGTCATTGGTTACCAAGTTTTGATGATGTAAATGAAAAAGTGATTTTTAATATTGCAATTGATTTTAACTCTAATTATGCAATTTATTCGAATGGAGTAGGAATAAATATAGATAGAAATATTTATTATTCAATGCAAAAACCAATGTCTTCTTATCTTGTGATGATTGCTATTGGAAAATTTGAAAAAATGTATGAAAGCACTAATTCTGGAACGATTTTAGAATTTGTTCTTGATAGAAGAGATATTGACAAATTTGAACCAACTTATCGTTATTCTAAACAAATGTTTGAGTTTTTAGAAGATGAAATAGGAGTGAAGTATCCTTGGGTAATTTATAAACAAATTCCTGTGAGAGATTTTTTATATGCTGGAATGGAAAACACTACTTCTACTATTTTTTCGCAAGATTTTGTAGTAGATTCAATAGGTTTTAATGATAAAAACTATGTAAATGTAAACGCTCATGAATTAGCACATCAATGGTTTGGCGATTTAATAACAGCAAAAGAAAGTAAGCATCATTGGCTACATGAAGGTTTTGCTACTTATTATGCTTTATTAGCTGAAAAAGAAGTTTTTGGAGACGATTATTTCTATAATCAATTGTATGAATCGGCACAATTATTACAACAAGCAAGTGAATATGATACTATTCCTATTTTAAATGAAAAGGCAAGTTCTCTTACTTTTTATAAAAAAGGAGCTTGGGCTTTGCATGTACTGAGAACTGATATAGGAGAGGATAACTTTAGAAAAGCAGTTAAACGCTATTTAAAAAAATACGCATATAAGAATGTCGATACTAATGATTTTTTGAAAGAAATAAAAAAAGTTTCAAAATACAATGTAGCACAATTTAAAGAGGATTGGTTAGAAAATCCAAAATTCAATTTTAAAGATGCTCTTCTTTATTTAATTAAAAATAATTCCGTAAAAGAACTTATTCGTTTTAATGAGAATAATAATTTAAATCAAGATAAATTATTTGAAAGATTTAAAACCATATTAGAATCGGATGTATATTATACGGTTAAGAGAGAAGTTATATATCAATCTCAAAATGTATCAGTAGAAGAACAATTAGATCTATTACGATTAGGATTACAAACCAATGATATAAAAATTCGCCAAGCAGTTGCAGAAGTTTTAAATAGAATTCCTATTGAGTTTAAACCAGAGTTTGAAACTTTATTGCAAGATAAATCTTATATTACAAGAGAAATAGCATTATTTAGACTTTGGACAAACTTTAAAGACGATAGGGAAAAGCTAATTGAAATGTCGAAAAACTGGATTGGAGTTAATTATAATTTAAAAATTGCTAATTTAACACTTCAAATTGTAGGGTCGAATGATAATTTAGATAGAAGACAAAATGCAATCACTGAATTAGAAGAATATACAAAGCTTCCATTTGAATCATCTGTAAGAGAAGCAGCTCTACAAACGTTTGTAGAATTAGGAATCATTACAGATACAGTTATTGAAGAATTAATAAATGCTTCACTACATCATAAATGGCAATTTGTAAAGTTTGGAAAAGACAATATTAGAAAATTAATATCAAGCGAAGAGATAAGAAAACAATTCATTAATATTGAGACAAAGTTGGCTAAAAATCAATCTGATAGAATAAAATATTTTTTAAAAGAAACAGAATAATGCGAGCACTAGTAATATCAGGAGGAGGAAGTAAAGGAGCCTTTGCAGGTGGAGTTACTCAATATTTAATTGAAGATTTACATAAAGAATATGATTTGTTTATGGGAACTTCCACAGGTAGTTTGTTAGTTTCTCATTTAGCATTAAACAAAGTTGAAAAAATAAAAGAAATATATACATCTGTAAATCAGAATAGTATTTTTAGTAATTGCCCTTTTGTAATTAGGAAACGTTTTGGAGAAGATACTATTGCTATAAATCATTTTAAAGTATTACGTAACTTTATAAGTGGATCAAAAACATTTGGAGAAAGTAAAAATTTAAAAAGATTAATCAAACAGATTTTTACTGTTGAAGAATTTGAAGAATTAAAGAATGGTCCAAAAGAAATTATTGTAACCGTTTCAAATTTATCATTAAATACTGTTGAATATAAATCTATTAACGATTTTGATTATGATGATTTTTGCGATTGGGTATGGATTTCATGTAATTATATTCCATTTATGTCATTAGTACGGAAAAATGGTTGCGAATATGCCGATGGAGGATTTGCATCTATGGTTCCAATAGAAGAAGCAATAAAAAGAGGAGCCACTCATGTAGATGCCATAATTTTACATACTGAAACATCATTATATAATAGATTACCAGCAAGAAGTCCTTTTAATTTACTTACAAATCTATTCTCTTTCATGATGGATAGGATTGAATATCAGAATATTAAAATAGGTAAGTATGAAGCTAAATTTAAAAATGCAACGATCAATTTTTATTATACACCTACATTATTAACTACAAATTCATTAGTTTTTAATAAAGGACAAATGAAAGAATGGTGGAAAATTGGGTATGATTATGCAAAAAGTAAAGAAATAGATACTCAAGAAATACCAGTAGAAGAATAAAAAATTAAAAATAAGGGTAACAAAATATATTTAGTGTTGATATATAGGAAACATAAATATATTCAGTTATGAAAAAATTAAAATTTATTTTAGCAACACTAGTCATCAGTTCCCTTCTTTTTACAAGTTGTGATACAAATGATGACAGTTTAAATTTAGATGAAAATCAAGATTCTTCAATTAATTACAATTTTGGTTCAACCGTTTCAAGAGACTTTATTGGGCAAATAGTTGATGAAAATAATGACCCTATTCAAAATGCAACCGTTTTTATAGGAAACAATTCTTCTCAAACAGATAGCAATGGTATTTTTATAATTAAAAATGCTAGTGTAAAATCAAATTTTGCTTATATCACAGCAACAAAAGCAGGATATTTACAAGGTTCACGATCAGTTATTCCTACCTCAGGAGAAAATAACGTTAAAATAATGATGTTAAGTGCCACAGTTGTAGGAACAGTAAACTCTGGAACTTCAGGAAATGTTACTTTGCCTAATGGAACTAAAGTAGATTTTGATGGAAATTTCAAAAAAGAAGACGGTTCTTCATATTCAGGTTCAGTAAGTGTAATCATGCATCATTTAGATCCGGAAGATTCTAATGTAGAAGCAAAAATGCCAGGAATGTTATTGGCTTCAGATACTAATGGAGAAGCCAAAGTATTGGAAACTTTTGGTATGATAAATGTTGAATTATTAGGATCTAGTGGTGAAAAATTACAATTAGCAAGTGCTGCAACAATTGAAATGCCTATTGCTATAGGTCAAATGGCTTCATCTCCAAGTACAATTCCATTATGGCATTTTGATGATGTAAAAGGGTATTGGGTAGAAGAAGGTAGTGCAACAAAAGTAGGAAATAAATACGTAGGTTCGGTTTCACATTTTTCATGGTGGAATTGCGATGCACAATTTCCAACTGTTCATTTGTGTTTAACAGTTGTTGACTCGAATAATAACCCTCTTTCTAATGTTCAAGTAGAATTAGCTCCTAATAATCAAACATATCCTAGAACAGGAACAAGTGATAGTAATGGAGAGATTTGCGGATTAATTCCATCAAATCAGACAATCACAATGAATGTATTAGATAATTGTGGAAATGTAATCAGTACTTCTCAAATAGGACCATTTTCTTCAAATACAGTATTGCCTAATGTTATTGCAACTTCTGGAATGGTTTCTTCAACAACTGTTACAGGAACATTGGCACAATGTAATAACTCAAATGTTACAGATGGTTATGTTTTATTAAACTATGGAAACCAAAGATTCGTTTCTAATGTAACAAATGGAAGTTTTAGCTTTAATACCTTGGTATGTAATGCGAATACAACATTTACTTTAGAAGGATATGATTATGTAAGCTTGCAAACATCAGGTGTAATTAATTATACATTTGTGACACCAGTAACAAACATAGGAAATTTACTTACTTGTAATGCTGTAACAGAATATATTACTTATCAAATTGATAATGAACCTGTAGATTATTTCATTGGAAATATTTCAGCATCTTCTTCTCCAAATGGTTTAAACGTTTCTCTACAAGGAGCAACAGGAACTTCAAGTTTTTATTTCTATGGTAGCATTTTTGCAACAGGAAGTTATACAACAGCAAATTTCTTAATTGAAAATAGTGAAGTAATCATTCAAAATGGTGTAACAAATAATGTTATTTGCAATGTGAGTCAAATAGGTGCAATAGGAGGCTATATTGATATTACTTTTAGTGGTACATATGAGGATAATTCTAATGTAACTCACACTATTACAGGAGTAATACATGTAATTAGAGATAATTAATTCTAAAAAAAAGAAGTAAAATTTAAAATCCCAAGTGTAAACTTGGGATTTTATTTATTTAAAAAACTGTTTTTAATTCCTCTTTTAAATAGCTTATAGCAATTGCGCTAGGTGCTTCATTCTCGGTCAAACTAATTAAAATAGCTTCACGCAATTTTTCTGCATTAAGCACATCTTCTTCAATAGATGTTTGACGAATTAACTGAATGGTAGAATTTTTTGCTTTATTAATAATATCCCAAGTTGCACTAGTCAAATACACTTGTTGCGTTAAATTATGTTCAAATTCCGTTTGAATAGTATGAATTAATAATGTAGCATAGTCATTTTTATCATTACTTATGGGAGAAACACGTAATAGCAATTGAGTAGGATTTATTCTCTCCAATAACAAAACAATACGCTCATAAGCTTGTAATCGTATAGGTAATGCTTGTTTTTGATTTTCTTTTAAAAGTTCAAAACGTCTTCTGTTTTCTTCATTTTTAAAAAAAGAATGAAATAAAAAATAAGCAACACCACCTGTAATCAATGCTGGTAGAGTATAAGAAGCTAATTCAATAATTTTTGTACCGTCCATAATTGTTTTTAGAAGCTTTTTCCTGCTTTCGCCTTTATCTTTTTTCGCTATCACTACAAAAAAGGATATCAGCTCTATCAGGGCTATGTTAATAATCGCAAAGTAAAACTAAACTTTAACAATTTCCAAATATCAGTTTAGATTTAGGATTTAAATCATTACAAAAAAATGGTTAATAACTTCATTTGTAATAACAAATACAGAAGTGTATTTTTGTAGATTAGTTTACTCATTTGTCATAAAATTAAAATGCAACATATAATTTCCCAACTTAACGAGGCACAACAAGCACCAGTAATACAAAAAGACGGTCCTATGATTGTAATTGCAGGTGCAGGTTCTGGTAAAACAAGAGTGCTAACTGTGCGAATTGCTAACCTTATGAGTCAAGGTGTAGATGCTTTTAATATACTAGCTTTAACATTTACAAACAAAGCAGCACGTGAAATGAAAAAACGTATTGCAGATATTGTAGGAAATAATGAAGCTAAAAATCTTTGGATGGGAACATTTCACTCAGTATTTGCTAAAATTTTGCGTATTGAAGCTGAAAAATTAGGTTATCCTACAAATTTTTCTATTTATGACACTCAAGATTCTGTGAGATTAATAGGCTCTATTATAAAAGAAATGCAATTAGATAAAGATGTATATAAGCCAAAACAAGTATTAGGCAGAATATCATCTTATAAAAATTCATTGATTACAGTAAAGGCTTATTTTAATAATCAAGATTTACAAGAAGCAGATGCTATGAGTAAAAAACCTCGAATGGGGGAAATTTATCAACAATATGTAGAACGTTGCTTTAAATCAGGAGCAATGGATTTTGATGATTTATTATTAAAAACAAATGAATTATTAAATCGCTTTCCAGATGTATTGGCAAAATATCAAGATCGTTTTCGTTACATATTAGTAGATGAGTACCAAGATACAAACCACTCGCAATATTTAATTGTTCGTGCGTTATCAGATAGATTTCAGAATATTTGTGTAGTAGGAGATGATGCACAAAGTATTTACGCTTTTCGTGGAGCAAACATTAATAATATTTTGAATTTCCAGAAAGATTACGATAATGTTAAAATGTATCGTTTGGAACAAAATTATCGTTCGTCAAAAAACATTGTAGAAGCAGCAAATAATGTAATTGATAAAAATAAAACAAAACTAGATAAAGTAGTTTGGACAGCAAATGACGATGGACCAAAAATAAAAGTACATAGAAGTTTAACAGATGGAGAAGAAGGTCGATTTGTAGCCTCTACTATTTTTGAACAAAAAATGCAAAATCAATTACCAAATGGAAGTTTTGCTGTTTTATATCGTACAAATGCTCAGTCACGCTCTATAGAGGATGCTTTGCGTAAACGCGATATTCCATATAGAATTTATGGTGGTTTATCTTTCTATCAACGTAAAGAAATAAAAGATGTATTAGCATATCTTCGATTAGTTATAAATCCTAAAGATGAAGAAGCATTAATAAGAGTAATAAATTATCCTGCTCGTGGAATAGGAAATACAACTATTGAAAAATTAACTGTTGCTGCTAATCATTATAAACGTTCCATTTTTGAAGTAATGGAACATATTGATAAAATTGATTTAAAACTAAACTCAGGAACTAAAACAAAATTGCAAGATTTTGTAACCATGATCAAGAGTTTTCAAATTATCAATGAAAACCAAGATGCTTTTTACTTAACAGAACATGTTACAAAAAAAACAGGTTTAGTTCAAGAGCTAAAAAAAGACGGAACACCAGAAGGTATTACTCGTATTGAAAATATTGAAGAATTATTAAATGGTATAAAAGACTTTACTGAAGGACAGAAAGAAATTGATGGAGCTCGTGGAGCATTAGCCGAATTCTTAGAAGATGTTGCTTTAGCAACTGATTTAGATAAAGATACAGGCGACGATGATAGAGTAGCGCTTATGACTATTCACTTAGCCAAAGGATTAGAGTTTCAGCATGTCTTTATTGTAGGTTTAGAAGAAGACTTATTTCCAAGTGGAATGAGTATGAATACAAGAAGTGAATTAGAAGAAGAACGACGCTTATTTTATGTAGCTTTAACAAGAGCTGAACATCAAGCTTATTTAACTTATGCGCAATCTAGATATCGATGGGGAAAATTAGTAGATAGCGAGCCATCTCGTTTTATTGAAGAAATAGATGATAATTATTTAGAATATTTAAATCCAGTAGATAACGGAAATTATCGCTATAAACCTTTAATGGATATTGATGTTTTTGGCGATATAGATAAATCTAAATTGCGATTAGCAAAACCTATTGCGAGTAAACCACCTGCTTATTTAAAAACAGAAGAAAATAATAAACCTAATATTCGTAAATTAAAACCTGTCTCTGGAATAAAAACGCAAAGTGCTCCTAATTTGTTTGATAGTAAATTAGTTGCTGGAAATATTGTAATGCATGAGCGTTTTGGAAAAGGAGAAATCATAAGCATAGAAGGAGTAGGAGCAGATAGAAAAGCAGAAATTAGATTTGATGTTGGCGGTTTAAAAAAGCTATTGTTAAAATTTGCTAAGTTAGAAGTAATAGGATAAAAAGTAATTTATCATTTTCAGATAAGATAAATTTTATTTTTGACTATTTAGATTGTTTGGTTTTATAGAAGATTTAAGCTTTAATGTATTTTAAAATTCATTCTTTATTGCCAATCCATTTTTTTATCTTATGCTTATAAGTTTCACCAATAGGAGTAGTGCCAAGATCATGATAGATCATATTTCCATCAATTGATTTTATTTTATCAAGTTGAATAATATAAGATTTATGAACCCTCATAAACTCATTTAGTGGAAGTTTATGGATAAAATCTTTTAAATTATCTAAAACTATCAAACGCTCATTTAACAGATGTATTCGAATATAATCACTTAAACCTTCTATTAAAATAATCTCTTTTGGATTGATTTTTATTTGCCGTCCGTCTACTTTTACAAATAAATGATTGTTTTCCATAGTTTCTAAAATCACAAAATTGGTAAATTTTTGTATTGATTTATGAAATTTATCAAAACTGATAGGTTTTAGTAAATAATCAATTACACGATAATCATAACTTTCTAAGGCATAATCTGCATAAGCAGTCGTAATTATAAAGTAATTATCTTTATTGAACATTTGCATTAGTTGAATTCCGGATAGTTCAGGCATTTGAATGTCAATAAAAATTAAATCAACAGTTTGTTTTTGAAGTTGTTCGATTACTTCAAAAACATCAGTTGTTGCTAAAACAACTTCCAGTTGTAACTGCTTATCGGCATAATTTTTTAAGAGATCCACTGCTAATGGTTCGTCGTCTAAGATGATGCACTTAATTTTTTTCATGATTATAATTGTATTTCAAGATAACTTTTAAATATAATTCCATCATTTTTTACCTTAAATATATGCTTATTGGGATAATAATATTTCAAACGTTTTTTCAGATTAGCAATCCCGATGCCGGAATGTACATCTTTAAGTTTGTTATTTATATGATTTTCAGTTTCAATAATGATTTTTTTACTATTAGATTTAATAGAAAAAAGAACTGGATTTTTTACATCATCTAAAACACCATGTTTTATACAATTTTCAATAAACGGAAGTAATAAATAAGG
It includes:
- a CDS encoding LytR/AlgR family response regulator transcription factor — translated: MKKIKCIILDDEPLAVDLLKNYADKQLQLEVVLATTDVFEVIEQLQKQTVDLIFIDIQMPELSGIQLMQMFNKDNYFIITTAYADYALESYDYRVIDYLLKPISFDKFHKSIQKFTNFVILETMENNHLFVKVDGRQIKINPKEIILIEGLSDYIRIHLLNERLIVLDNLKDFIHKLPLNEFMRVHKSYIIQLDKIKSIDGNMIYHDLGTTPIGETYKHKIKKWIGNKE
- a CDS encoding patatin-like phospholipase family protein; the encoded protein is MRALVISGGGSKGAFAGGVTQYLIEDLHKEYDLFMGTSTGSLLVSHLALNKVEKIKEIYTSVNQNSIFSNCPFVIRKRFGEDTIAINHFKVLRNFISGSKTFGESKNLKRLIKQIFTVEEFEELKNGPKEIIVTVSNLSLNTVEYKSINDFDYDDFCDWVWISCNYIPFMSLVRKNGCEYADGGFASMVPIEEAIKRGATHVDAIILHTETSLYNRLPARSPFNLLTNLFSFMMDRIEYQNIKIGKYEAKFKNATINFYYTPTLLTTNSLVFNKGQMKEWWKIGYDYAKSKEIDTQEIPVEE
- a CDS encoding DUF7935 family protein, coding for MDGTKIIELASYTLPALITGGVAYFLFHSFFKNEENRRRFELLKENQKQALPIRLQAYERIVLLLERINPTQLLLRVSPISNDKNDYATLLIHTIQTEFEHNLTQQVYLTSATWDIINKAKNSTIQLIRQTSIEEDVLNAEKLREAILISLTENEAPSAIAISYLKEELKTVF
- a CDS encoding ATP-dependent helicase produces the protein MQHIISQLNEAQQAPVIQKDGPMIVIAGAGSGKTRVLTVRIANLMSQGVDAFNILALTFTNKAAREMKKRIADIVGNNEAKNLWMGTFHSVFAKILRIEAEKLGYPTNFSIYDTQDSVRLIGSIIKEMQLDKDVYKPKQVLGRISSYKNSLITVKAYFNNQDLQEADAMSKKPRMGEIYQQYVERCFKSGAMDFDDLLLKTNELLNRFPDVLAKYQDRFRYILVDEYQDTNHSQYLIVRALSDRFQNICVVGDDAQSIYAFRGANINNILNFQKDYDNVKMYRLEQNYRSSKNIVEAANNVIDKNKTKLDKVVWTANDDGPKIKVHRSLTDGEEGRFVASTIFEQKMQNQLPNGSFAVLYRTNAQSRSIEDALRKRDIPYRIYGGLSFYQRKEIKDVLAYLRLVINPKDEEALIRVINYPARGIGNTTIEKLTVAANHYKRSIFEVMEHIDKIDLKLNSGTKTKLQDFVTMIKSFQIINENQDAFYLTEHVTKKTGLVQELKKDGTPEGITRIENIEELLNGIKDFTEGQKEIDGARGALAEFLEDVALATDLDKDTGDDDRVALMTIHLAKGLEFQHVFIVGLEEDLFPSGMSMNTRSELEEERRLFYVALTRAEHQAYLTYAQSRYRWGKLVDSEPSRFIEEIDDNYLEYLNPVDNGNYRYKPLMDIDVFGDIDKSKLRLAKPIASKPPAYLKTEENNKPNIRKLKPVSGIKTQSAPNLFDSKLVAGNIVMHERFGKGEIISIEGVGADRKAEIRFDVGGLKKLLLKFAKLEVIG
- a CDS encoding Dph6-related ATP pyrophosphatase, with product MKKKALFNWSSGKDSALALYKILQQNEYEILTLLTSVNKQFQRISMHGIRVELLEKQAESIGLPLTKMIIPEMPTMEIYDEIMKNTLSEFQKEGITHSIFGDIFLEDLRKYREDKLASVNFKGVFPLWKQNTTTLLQEFLSLGFKTIVVCVNEKYLDKSFVGRIIDENFIKDLPENVDVCGENGEFHTFTFDGPIFSKPIPFEIGEIVYRKYEKPKTTESNTVCNSDDTTPSYGFWYCDLI
- a CDS encoding M1 family metallopeptidase, coding for MKHFLICTLLFSLHLFSQQTKKVDFTTCHAIIKPIPEDKSISGRVTYEFKLLKDSDTIKIDAINMDFKDVYLNDKKVNFKNSGKALLLFEGYKKGKNSVSFEYSAKPKQTLYFSGEGEDLQIWTQGQGKYTSHWLPSFDDVNEKVIFNIAIDFNSNYAIYSNGVGINIDRNIYYSMQKPMSSYLVMIAIGKFEKMYESTNSGTILEFVLDRRDIDKFEPTYRYSKQMFEFLEDEIGVKYPWVIYKQIPVRDFLYAGMENTTSTIFSQDFVVDSIGFNDKNYVNVNAHELAHQWFGDLITAKESKHHWLHEGFATYYALLAEKEVFGDDYFYNQLYESAQLLQQASEYDTIPILNEKASSLTFYKKGAWALHVLRTDIGEDNFRKAVKRYLKKYAYKNVDTNDFLKEIKKVSKYNVAQFKEDWLENPKFNFKDALLYLIKNNSVKELIRFNENNNLNQDKLFERFKTILESDVYYTVKREVIYQSQNVSVEEQLDLLRLGLQTNDIKIRQAVAEVLNRIPIEFKPEFETLLQDKSYITREIALFRLWTNFKDDREKLIEMSKNWIGVNYNLKIANLTLQIVGSNDNLDRRQNAITELEEYTKLPFESSVREAALQTFVELGIITDTVIEELINASLHHKWQFVKFGKDNIRKLISSEEIRKQFINIETKLAKNQSDRIKYFLKETE
- a CDS encoding aspartyl/asparaginyl beta-hydroxylase domain-containing protein — its product is MENLIRFIKFPITFNIERLQKDVQKILSKKWINHYNTNDYTGNWSSISLYSEGGKSENINAYNKGTEKVTYTEIIESCDYFKEIIDQFLFEKTTVRLLRLAVGGEIKPHVDNCLGYEDNCFRIHIPIITNKDVIFILDNQRLIMNEGECWYINANFTHSVVNHGKEDRIHLVIDGIRNEWTDELFFKEANEQQFLKPEKKMSDNEKELIIEELKRMNSNTANELISKIQNK